GTTAGTTAGTGCATCTCAAGATAAGACAATAAAGTTATGGGAAATTCCAGAACACGCTGCACAAAAGAGTTTAAAAGATCCTTTGGCAGTATTTCGTGGACATACAAAGAAAGTCTCACTTGTTAAGTTTAACCCCTCAGCAGAGTGGATCTTGGCTTCAGCTAGTAGAGATAATACAATTAAGATCTGGAACTGTGAGACAGTTcaagatgaaattaatattggattACCAGGTTTACCAACATCGATCAAATGGAGTTATGATGGTAGTCTTTTAGCTGTTTCTTGTATGGACAAAGTTACCAGAATAATAGACCCAAGAAGTGAAAGAATTACATATCAGTGGCAAGCTCATAATGGAAGCAGAAAGAGTAGATGCGAATGGATGGGAGGCACAATGGGAAATCCAAATTGGCTATTAACAACAGGTTTTAGCGATAAAGGTGAGAGGCAGATTGGAGTTTGGGATGTAAGATATTTGGATAAGAGTGTTGGGGTGGAGTTTGTGGATATTGAACAACCATCGTTAATTCCATTCTGGGATGAAGGTACTGGACTATTTTATTTGGCAGGTAAAGGAgatacaaatattaaggTTTTTGAATATAGTAAGACTGATGGCTGTGTAAGAAGGCTGGAAGAATATAGATCAGTAAATTCTCTCAAAGGTTATTGCTTGACCCCAAAGCAAAATGTCGAAGTAATGAAGTGCGAGATTGATCGAATTCTTAGATTAGAGTCAGGCGGTGTAATTCAGCCTGTTTCATTTATTGTGCCAAGAAAGACGAATGAATTTTATTCCGATTTGTATCCCGATGCCATTGGAAATGAAGCCGCAATGGGTCCAGAGGAATGGATTAGTGGCCATACTGGTGAACCAATGAGAATGTCTTTAAGACCAGATATTGTTCAAACGCAGAGCAATATGTTCAAGAGAATGAGATCTGTTGTTAAGAATGCAAgagtaatattaaagaaagattTAGCCAAGGCAGAGATGCAATTAAGTACAATGCAGGATGAATTGTATTCTATAGAGTCACTCAAATATCAGttaaaagagaaagaaaatgagaTTGCTCAATTAAAAGCAAAGACTTCATTAGTttaatgattatttttcaataaagcGACAGAAGACAAAAACCATTCACTCATTGTATAGTTCTATGAGAggtaaataaatataatttgtaggctataaatttcaaaaacttATTAAATACTATCCCAATccttaaaattaattccttTTTTCCAATTAAAGCTAATCCATTGTTATTTAGAGTAGATTTT
This Cryptosporidium parvum Iowa II chromosome 7, whole genome shotgun sequence DNA region includes the following protein-coding sequences:
- a CDS encoding coronin-type WD40 protein, giving the protein MSRIVHDSKFRNLYGECMQDRFSGLHIVTSRHTVDGCGIAASTEFIAFPAECSGGGSVGVIDNSSFGYKPNVVYFKGHKAAVSDVEFSPFYSCLLVSASQDKTIKLWEIPEHAAQKSLKDPLAVFRGHTKKVSLVKFNPSAEWILASASRDNTIKIWNCETVQDEINIGLPGLPTSIKWSYDGSLLAVSCMDKVTRIIDPRSERITYQWQAHNGSRKSRCEWMGGTMGNPNWLLTTGFSDKGERQIGVWDVRYLDKSVGVEFVDIEQPSLIPFWDEGTGLFYLAGKGDTNIKVFEYSKTDGCVRRLEEYRSVNSLKGYCLTPKQNVEVMKCEIDRILRLESGGVIQPVSFIVPRKTNEFYSDLYPDAIGNEAAMGPEEWISGHTGEPMRMSLRPDIVQTQSNMFKRMRSVVKNARVILKKDLAKAEMQLSTMQDELYSIESLKYQLKEKENEIAQLKAKTSLV